The stretch of DNA TTTTAAGCTATGTAAATTATGTAAGTCTTATGTGTatttgaacttggtttgtaaaacttcaTATCTCTATCGTGTGTTACTCTCATATTTCCAAGTaattgtcgtgcttgtaccatctgtgtCCGTCTttgcgtgggactaccggtgttgtttcgatcgggccgtgggttgagaaaaaaccgtcaaattaaaccattaagctaatacGCCTGATgtattcaaatgacggccattacgcttaatttagagttttaatttggcggttccgtcacaactTCCCCTCTTCTCTCTTCGTAATAACTTTGCCACGTCAGCAAATATAATGCTCATAATATTTTTTCATGACACTTGCATTAAAACTGGCCTAAATATGCATCGGAAGAGAACTCGAAACTAGTATATGTCATCATCGATCGTCTTGCATTGCTCCGCCGTGCACGCTCAGGTCGGATCGATGCATGCATTCAGCGACGGAGCCCTTTTCAGGTACGGTGTCACGATCGACACAATTCTTTAATTAGCCCGGGCGTGTGTGGCTAAAGTTCCGATGCGGCACATGCGTGTTGCCGGCCGCGGACACGTATACTGATGGGATGTCCACTACTAGATACTCCAGCTTGATGCATGCAGGCGAGGCCAGGAGCTGGTGGAGAACGTGCACGGCCAacttgtatgtatatatattcgTATTCCTCCTGCGCGTTGCCTTGCCTGCCCTATATAAATTAACACGCTTTGGCTTGCATTGCTTATTATTGGCCGCTTAATTGGAATCTAGCTATTAGTTAGTACTCCTATTGGAGAAGAAGGAAGCTAGCATGCAGGGCCGGGATATATCGATCACTACTTGAACTAGTAGGTATACCTAGGTAATCTTTCAAACTTTGGTGGCTGGAGAATCACCTCTCAACATTCAAGACAATGCATGCACCTAGAATATATATAATAATGTTATGTGCCCGTACAAGAATATAATcagcacacatatatatacttgATTTTATATATGTCGTGGTGCTCTCAAGGATACCTTTATCAAAGGATCCATTCCAGGGGAGTCACCGAACATTAGCTGTAGGCTCTGTCCCTttaatttgttttttatttttgaaaaacagcccctttaatttgttttttatttttgaaaaacagcccctttaatttgttttttatttttgaaaaactgtccctttattttgtttttttgaaaaacagtccctttactttgtttttttttgaaaaacagccCCTTTAATTTGTAGCAACAGGAACGATGAACATACATGTCTAGAGCCTATTATTGGAAGCTTTTGAATTTGGCCTAGAGACGAATGGGCTGCAGGCCCAGAGCTTTCGTTAAAGTTACAGCGCCGCGGCCCATGAACAGGTGGCCCTTTTCCAACTTGGTCTCACATCACATCGCATCGCAGGTCGCAGCAGCCTGCCAGTTTCTTCACCACTTTTTCCTGAGGTAGGCTTTGCGCTCTCCCTGCCTCTCGTCTCCCCCTCGCCGCCTTCCTCTTCCGCTCTAGGGTTTATACCATTCGACTCTCCGCCGGCGTCTCCGCAGGTTGGTGCTCACCAATCTATCTAGCTCCATGCCTTATCGGCGCCCTCCAATCCTCTCCCATGGAGTTCCGTTGCTCGATTCGCtggttatcttttttttttttgttgtgtagGCTCGCCAAGGAGGGGAGACACGATGAGGCCGGTCTTCTGCGGCAACTTCGACTACGACACGCGCCAGTACGACCTGGAGGGTCTCTTCTCCAAGTACGGCCCCATCCGCCGCATCGACATGAAGTCAGGTATCCGGTCCCATCCCTCCCCTGCCTCTCCTCCCTGCTACTCCGGTGCTCAAATTTAATTGAGGTGGGGAAAATGCTGCTTGTTTCGCCACCCCCCTACACAAGTGCCTAATTGGCAGTACCTAATTACTTAGAGCTGTGCGTCTTGAGCCTAATACTAAAATGCAGTGTCTGGAGTCACGTTGCGAGCAGAGTATGAAATTAtgtagagtaaaatgcactgtgggtTCTTAAACTAGTTCtcctgttctgtttaggtccatgaactttgaaaatgcatttctAGGTCCAGGATTTATTTAAGTGAGCCATTGAGGTCCAAAACGCCCTTGACCTGCTCTGACCGTCTACGTGGATCGCCAAGTCGGCTCTGAcgtggatttttttttattgttcacccctctctctctccccgtccTCCCCCTCCAtcacgcctccgcctccgcctccctctagccggcggcgccccctgctctctcggcgcctcctccctctccggcgagcaggggcccggccctccctcccttcgtctcctctctctccctgccGGCGAGCTGCCCCAGCCCTCCCTTCCTGCCCCGGCCGCGAGCCGTCCCGTCCCCTCCAGCGGCAggggcgcggggtggcggcgagTGCGCGCGctgcccgcggcggcgagcgcgcgcgtagggccgccgccggcggctcgcgcgcagggccagcggcggcggcgcgcgcgcccaggcccatggcggcgacggcggcgcgcgcagcccctcctccctccttcctcgccgcgcagagccgccccctcctcctccctccctcccggcgcTTCCTCCCGGCGGCCATGGGCTTGGGCGGTGGCGGGCGGGCCGGGGCGCGGCTGCAGCCGCGGCGGGCTCCGGCGGCGTCCCAACCCCCTTCTCTCCGTCCGCTTCTCcccgcccctctctctctgtcGGAGCtctcccgcacgccgccgctccgccccctGCTCGCACGCCGCTGCTCGCTGCTcggcccgcgcgcgcacgctcgccgtggcctcctccggcctccacggccaccgcctcctccggcctccccgGCGAGGATCCGCACGGCCAccaccttcctcctccctcgcgcagcggagcagagctcctagAAGACCACgcgccgcccccttcctcctccgccgtccTCGCAGTGCCCGCCTGAGCTCCGCCTGCTCGCGCTCGGCCAtagccgagctccgccgtcAAGCCTGTCCtccgcggggccatggcggccggcattcgccctcccctgctccctccgtcgcgcagcggaggcgaggcgaggcgcccCCATCGCCGGCGCCACTCGTCCCCCTCCGCCCCCTCAGcttgcgcgcgcgcgccggccgctcgCAGTGGAGgcgtggcgaggcgaggcgcggccggcgagccgcgagcTCGCGGAGCTGAGGTAGCACGCGCTCGGGCCACGGCGGgctcgcggagcggcggcggcgtgcgctcgGGCCACCGGCGCACGAGGTCGACGGCCACGCGGTGCTCTCTGCccccgccggcggaggagggagggagcagagTAGGGGCAGCGGCACGGGAAGGACGCCGGAGGAGGGGAtggggaggaagagagagagagagaggcagtcCACGTTGGATCTAAGTCCATGTCAGATCCGAGTTGGCCGTCCACGTAGACGGTCAGAGGCAGTCGGAggcgttttggacctcaagtgactcacttaaatagatcctggacctaaaaatgcattttcaaagttcatggacctgAACAGAACGgctcaactagtttaaggactcacagtgcattttactcaattATGTATCCTAGAATTAATTCCGAAACCAGTCTCGCTCTAGTCCTATTTACAACATATACGTACGTATGGTGCAATTATCTCCCCGCTATACCGCAATGCCTAATCATCCCGAGCATATGCTGCCACTGGGCATCTGCATGTTTACAACTTCGTATTCATCCGCAATGTGTATTTACTACCAGTTCTGTCTGGTGCGGGGAAGGGAAATCCTCAAAGTCCTTGCTCAATTTGTTCATCAATGTATCTGCTGTAGGTTATGCTTTCATTTACTTTGAAGATGAGCGCGATGCAGAGGATGCTATAAGGCGTCTCGACAATGTGTCTTTTGGTTATAGCAGGCGCAGGCTCTCTGTAGAATGGTCGAGGgtaatttttttgtttctacCCAACTGTCATATTTTCACATTTTCATTTCTTTATGACCAACATTAATGAATTTGCCAATCACCATCGCTCGTTCCTATGTTTTAATTCCAGCAAGTTGAACCAGTGTCAAGGAGCCGTGATAGGCCTGCTGGGGATGTAAAGCCAACTAGAACTCTCTTTGTTATCAATTTTGACCCCATACGCACTAAAATTCAAGATATTGAGAGGCATTTTGAACCATATGGCAAGATTACAAACATTCGTGTTCGAAGGAACTTTGCGTTTGTACAGTACGAGACACAAGAGGAAGCTAGTGCTGCTGTCAAGAACACTGATAAGAGGTATGTATGCTTTGCTTCCATATGTTGCCCCTGGCTGTTCGCCCATTTTCCAATCATTAGTGTGTTGTTCGATTGCTATTACTCCCAGTTCCATGCTTAAAGTTTCTCCCCACAGCCTTCATTTTCGTCTGAATCAAAAGCTGCTTCTACACTATAACCAGggcaatctttttttttaatgaacTAGATATTATCCCTTGTTCctggatttttttttacttattCTCGTGATGGTTTCTTATGAATAAATGTCACACATTATGTTGATTTATCCAAATGGCTTCCTCCTTACTATAGTTTCTTAACATACCTTATTCCTTTTGTATATTAGAATACAGTCAATATggaaataataaatacattgcATCTGGTTACACCTTACAGAATGTTCAGTATCCTTGAGCATTACTGTGCATGCCTCACAAAATAATTTGACAAATGGATACAGACATTTTTTAATTGGCGTGATACTTGTTCTTCTTTTGCATGGTCCCATTCTGTTCTGATAGTGACTTGATGCATTATTTCCTTCAAATGAAAGAATTTTCGGATCTTAAATTTCTAAACGTTTGCCAGAATACTGCTGTTTCCTTTTCTTGCATTCCAGCAATAGTAGGCATAGTGGTTCTCTTATGGAACATTATGCTCTTTATCCTTGTAGTTCTGATTACTTGCTTAAACTTTTTTACATCAAATTTCCCCCtgattgggtgcattccttTGTTTCCCACACAGCACAATATTGGACAGGGTGGTGACAGTAGAATACGCCTTCCGGGATGATGACAATGAAAGAGATGACAGATATGGTGGCAGCCCCAAGCGGCGTGGTCACGACAGGCATCACGGTAGCCCCTACACGCGCTCACCTAGCCCAAGGTACCGAAGGGACTACAGTCCAAATTATGATCGGCGCGGGCGTTATCCTGGGTATGATCGCCGTGATGGAGCAATGTATGATAGGAGAAGCCCAGTATATGATCGTTACGACAGGGGCAGAAGCCCTGCTTATGATCGCTATGATAGGAGGAGAAGTCCTGGTTATGATCAATACTAGGTAAgaagagttctttcaagttatATATTTTAGCCTTACAGTTAATATGCTGAAATGCTGAGGTCTGCCCACCCCTTACCCAACTGGTATAACTTTGAAGTGCGCTTATTTCTTACCATCTCGCTATGTCTAATTCTTTTATCATCTTTGGTTTTGCCTTTAACCTTTGCTCAGCATCTTTTGTAGTTGGTTGGTCCTGAAGAACCCAGTAAGGAAGTTGTGCCATGGAGGAAGTGGCAGGCAACATGATTTTTCTGTGCCAAGTATACTTGGAGCTGCCTTGGTGTCCAAAATAGCGCAACAGTGTAATGTGGTTCTGTAGTTTCTGTTGTTGATAGGAACAAATATCGTATGTTACATGGATTGCTTGCCGTTGCCACCTTGCCTAGCTATTTCAAGGATAATTTTTGGCGCTGACATTGGAAATGTAATGTCTCCTGACCAGCTTCTACTCTGAATCAATGCATTCACATTTCTCAATTTACTTCTGAGAACTTATGCATGAGCATCTCCCAATATGTTGGTGATGTCCGTTTTCCTTTGCCTGGTGTTCGAAATGTTTGAGGGGCAGACTTGTGGTCAGATGTTCTCAATTCTGCCATCCAACGGTACTGGTGGCTATGTAACGAATCGACGGCTCTGCTGAATTCCCTTGGTCACATCGCTTCTCTTCCCCTCCGGAGGACCTTATCGCCGTCTCGCCCTCGCTACTTCGCCGACCCCTTGCGCCATGcattcgccggcgccgcccccgcccaccAACACGCCGTCCCGGGCTCCCGTCGTTccggctgcccgccgccgccgccagcggccgAAGCCGCCTTCCTCCCCGTCCGTTCCCGACGCTGAGCAGCCGCCGGACGCCCTCGCCCGCATCCTCCGCACCGAGGCCGCCGTCTCGGGCGTCTCCCGcaaggccgcggccgcgcggcagCAGTCCACCCGCCTCTGGCCCCGCGCCGTCCTCGAGGCCCTCgactccgccgtcgccgcctgccGCTGGGAGTCCGCCCTCGAGGTTCCCTCCCGTTTCCGTTAGCTTTGTTTGCCCCTCTTCCCCAGGGCGGGCTGGTGTGCTGGTCCCAACGATGCTTACGGCTCTCCTGCTTGCGCTAGATCTTCGAGCTGCTGCGGAAGCAGCACTGGTACGAGCCGAGGTCGCAGACCTACGCGCGGCTGCTGATGATGCTCGGCAAGTGCCGGCAGCCCGGCCCAGCCACCGCCCTCTTCAAGGCGACGCTCTCGGAGCGGCTCCGGCCGACGGTGGACGTGTACACGGCGCTCGTCGGCGCGTACGGCTACAGCGGCCTGCTGGAGGAGGCGCTGGCCACCATCGACCAGATGAAAGGTGCTGCTGATTGCAAGCCGGATGGGTACACGTTCTCTGTCCTCATAGATTGCTGCGCTAAGTCGCGTCGCTTCGATCTGATTCCTGCTCTTCTTGATGAGATGTCGTACCTGGGGCTTGAATGCAATTCTGTTATTCACAATGCGATAATCAACGGGTACGGTAAAGCCGGCATGCTTGAGGAGATGGAGAGTGCACTTTCCATTATGCTTGAGAGTGGGAACAATGTGCCTGACATTTACACGATGAACTCTATCATCTGGGCTTATGGGAACAATGCAAGGACAAATGAAATGGAGAAGTGGTACAATGAGTTTGAGTTGATGGGTATTGAGCCAGATACCAAGACGTTTAATATCATGATCAAGTCCTATGGTAAGGCTGGCATGTATGACAAGATGATGTCgatattcaaatatatgaagAAACGCTTCTTCTCTCCGACCACGGTTACCTTCAACATAGTAATAGAATGTTTTGGGCGTGCTGGCAACATTGAAAAGATGGAGTACTACTTCCGGCTTATGAAAATTCAGGGTGTGAAACCCAGCCCCATCACCTACTGTTCTCTAGTTAACGGGTACAGCaaagctggacttcttgacaaGGTTCCAGGAATTATTCGGCAGACTGAGAACACTGATGTTGTCTTAGATACTCCATTCTTCAACTGTGTTATAAGCGCATATGCAAAATCTGGAGATATCAAAATAATGGAAGAAATGCTGCAGCTTATGAAGGACAAGAAATGCAAGCCTGACAAGGTAACTCATGCCACCATGATTCAGGCATACACTGCACATGGGATGGAAGAAGCTGCTAGGTTGTTAGAGATGGAGGCTGAAAGATTTGATAAAAAGTTGATGGTAATTATCTttcactttttttaaaaaaaacgagCTCATATTGATTATCCCATGTTAGTTCACTGATATCATTGCTTATTTTTTCTTGGATCAGGGACCGGTTTCTGAGGTTGATGGCAAATAATGCCTACAATCCTTCCTTTGTGGGTTAGTGCTAATCCAAGATTAGATAAACATGATTCTATGCAAGAGGTGCTGCCAATTGGATGCAGACGGCAAGAGAACCAGAAAACGCAGAACTCTTTCTATATCCTGGTCAGATAACTAGTTCCTCTGGCAGATAGATAATCCATCTATTTGGGGCTCGCATTCAGTACTCGAATATGATGGTCGCGCGCACACAAGCAGATTGCAGATCTGCCACCGCGCTGATCTGGGGATGAGTTCACACTTGCCGCGGCAGCGAGCTTCATGACGAAGAAGCACGTGCTCTTACTTCATGCCGGGGGTGACAGCAAGAGCCAAGAGGGTTCCCTGGGCGAACCCCATGGGGAAGGCTTTCCTGCCCCTGCCTTACCTGGCCGGGGACAATCCTGATGGACCCGTTACACTTCTTTCGATCACATTCTCGCGATTTCATCAAGCGCAAGGCAAGCCTTCAACAATCAAGATTGTAGCTTATAGAGAAAAATGACTAGAACCTATTGTCCATAAAAAGGCACTGCCACTTTTGTGCTGTTTCTAATTTCCAATAGGTGACCAGGTGGGATCTTCAATGCTTCATAATGACAGGGGATGTTCTCCCCTGCTTTGGTGCCTCAAACCTAGTTCTTCCTGAAGATGCTGCTTGCATTGTGACGGTGCCCACCACTCTGGATGTTGCCGCTAATCATGGAGTGGTTGTAGCGTCAAAGGATGGCGGGATTGATCGGGAGAACTATTCTCTATGTCTGGTTGATAATCCCATGCAGAAGCCAACAGTGAGCGAGCTTGTAGAGGGCCATGCCATTCTGGATGATGGGAGAGCATTACTTGACACGGGAATAATAGCAGCAAGGGGTAAAGCATGGCAGGACCTTGTCACGCTTGCACTCATCTGGCCATACCACCCATGTATTGTTACAGACCAGAATCTACAGTGCTCATAAATTAATGACGAATATACCACTATGAAATACCATGAGACTTAACTGAGTCCTGCTGATTAGACAACAACATCGAATAAATTATAACTTTGCACCTAATCTTCAACAACATGGCACCGGCGGCACGGTTCCAGAACATCTAACTTAATTGTGGAGGGAACTTTCGGCACGATGTATGTTTGGACAGCCAAGAGTGCTCGGTGGGCTTCCACGAGGGTGTCCTTGCGCATCAAAAAACATTTGCCAGATTTATTGGACGAGCATCTAGTCACACCATCAGTAGTGTCCAATGTAAGGCACTCCAGCGATCTTGTAGACTCAAGAATATGGCATGTTAACTCAACTAAGCTCTTGGCAGAAGAGAAATTGACTATATTCACGGACTTGAGTCTGTTGTAACTGTGCTCTGGCATCTTCCTCAGATCTAAGGAATCTTCAAAAATCGAGACATGCCCCATGCGTCCCGGGAAGCGCCCCGGGAATACCTAAAGATGAGCAGCCAAACTTAGAATTAACAGTTCTACTGTAGTTGCATACTCTACCTTTGCTGGGAGAATAGTGACTTACATTCAAGAAGAAAGACTCCAATGAAGGAGAAGCATCAAAAAAAGAAACCAGAGAAAAATAATCATAAGATTGTCCACATAGAGAAATACTCAAGAACTTGAGGTGGTGAAATCTGCTAGGGGGACCATTGGTGTATTGACCTTCTGCAAAAATATGTCAAATCTAATTATATTCCAATCAATGTCAGCTATGATAGCATTATATGCATATTGATAGTCAACAGACACATAAAGTTGAAGAATATATACCTCAATTTCCGAGTATATGGCAAGAGTTTCAAGATTTGGCATGCTGGATGGAAGCTCAGTACGAGCATAGAAGGCACCATTAGAACAGATCCTTTCCAATCTCTTGACTCGCAATGTTTCTCCAAGTAGGAGCTGTACACCACGGCGACCTGCAAAGCGAAAACTTGAGAGATTCGGCGCTTTGCTCTCTATCACTTTCAGCCTAATGCAATCTAACACCTCAAGGTGACTGAACCACTGCAGACAAGGT from Panicum virgatum strain AP13 chromosome 9K, P.virgatum_v5, whole genome shotgun sequence encodes:
- the LOC120647570 gene encoding serine/arginine-rich splicing factor RS31-like isoform X2; this encodes MRPVFCGNFDYDTRQYDLEGLFSKYGPIRRIDMKSGYAFIYFEDERDAEDAIRRLDNVSFGYSRRRLSVEWSRQVEPVSRSRDRPAGDVKPTRTLFVINFDPIRTKIQDIERHFEPYGKITNIRVRRNFAFVQYETQEEASAAVKNTDKRTSNFP
- the LOC120647570 gene encoding serine/arginine-rich splicing factor RS31-like isoform X1, translating into MRPVFCGNFDYDTRQYDLEGLFSKYGPIRRIDMKSGYAFIYFEDERDAEDAIRRLDNVSFGYSRRRLSVEWSRQVEPVSRSRDRPAGDVKPTRTLFVINFDPIRTKIQDIERHFEPYGKITNIRVRRNFAFVQYETQEEASAAVKNTDKSTILDRVVTVEYAFRDDDNERDDRYGGSPKRRGHDRHHGSPYTRSPSPRYRRDYSPNYDRRGRYPGYDRRDGAMYDRRSPVYDRYDRGRSPAYDRYDRRRSPGYDQY
- the LOC120647569 gene encoding pentatricopeptide repeat-containing protein At3g53170-like translates to MHSPAPPPPTNTPSRAPVVPAARRRRQRPKPPSSPSVPDAEQPPDALARILRTEAAVSGVSRKAAAARQQSTRLWPRAVLEALDSAVAACRWESALEIFELLRKQHWYEPRSQTYARLLMMLGKCRQPGPATALFKATLSERLRPTVDVYTALVGAYGYSGLLEEALATIDQMKGAADCKPDGYTFSVLIDCCAKSRRFDLIPALLDEMSYLGLECNSVIHNAIINGYGKAGMLEEMESALSIMLESGNNVPDIYTMNSIIWAYGNNARTNEMEKWYNEFELMGIEPDTKTFNIMIKSYGKAGMYDKMMSIFKYMKKRFFSPTTVTFNIVIECFGRAGNIEKMEYYFRLMKIQGVKPSPITYCSLVNGYSKAGLLDKVPGIIRQTENTDVVLDTPFFNCVISAYAKSGDIKIMEEMLQLMKDKKCKPDKVTHATMIQAYTAHGMEEAARLLEMEAERFDKKLMGPVSEVDGK